Below is a window of Rattus norvegicus strain BN/NHsdMcwi chromosome 5, GRCr8, whole genome shotgun sequence DNA.
CTTGGTTGCACACACTTAATTCTCTAAATCTGGTTTGTACTTCTGTCATCATTGTATTCCGTCCCCGGGGTCTGGCATGTCAGAGAATCCATCTCTAAAATTCAAAATTTCCAAACTGAGATGTGCGGTTGTTGGTCTTAAGTTGGGGTTTATAACCAATTCGATCATTAATCATTTGTTCCCGGCTCTTGGGGTCACTGCTGAGCCCAGCAGCTCCTTCTCCATCGCTAGTTCCTACACCTTCCacatcttccttctgtttcttacGGGCCTGAAAGTATTGAAAAACAAATTAGCATCTAACACCACAGTCTCCGAATTAACAAATGTTCAGTTAGAGTTTACCGTGTACTAGGCACTGGGTATGGAACAAGGTTAAGTCCTAGTAAACAATAAGCAAATATCCCAAGTTTAGGATGGTAACAAGGATACAGGCATGCAATTGTAGAAGATAGAACCCTACATTTGAGGATGTCACAGTCTAGAAGGCAAACGGGTGTGCAAACCGTAAATTATAGCACAGAGTACTCTGGATTATAATGGGAAAGCTCACAATGCCAAAGATAAAAGGGGTGTGAGGAATTAGGGCACAATACAAAGGCCCAGCAGGAGCCTGCAGTTGGAGATAATGGAGATGGGGTAACAAATGGTGTTTCAGCAAATTACTATCAAGGAGAACAAGAGAAAAATGACATGACTAGCAGCCACCAAAACCTacaacctgaaaaaaaaattaaaaaaaaaaaattactggccCCATGTTGACTACAGTAACTCAAGGAGACATTATGCTACCTTGTCAATAGGCTTCTGGcctttaaattttataaattaattatcTATCTATTTGTGATGCTAGGATGCTAGGAGTTGAATCCAAGGCCTCATGAATGGTAGGCAAGTAATCAACCACCGTAATACATCCCAGTCCCCGTTttagttttgggtttgttttgaattatttttgaaaactttCCTCTTGGTACTACTGCTACTCACCGAGTGGTAAATCtgatgaaatgaaaagaaaatctacAGCCAGaaggtgatggcacacacctttagtcccagtactcaggaggcagagacaggtggatctctgaccatctataaagtgagttccaggacagccagggctacacaaagaacccTGCATTCCgggaggggtgtgggtgggggggacagaaacaaaaacaaaaaacccaaaacaaacaaaaacaagaaaggaaaaagcccTACAGTAGACAGATGACCTTGATGACAATACAGCTGGCACCACATTGTATCAACAGTTGCAACACTTGTTGCAACTTGTAGCTGCGGCCCTCCTAAACAAGAAGGGTTTCCTGCTTACCAGGCAGAACCTTCCATCCTGTTATGGGTGTTACTCCCTCTGCGGCCGACTTCCTAGACTTTCTTGAAGGCATTCGGCTGGACTGTCCCTAAGTAACCCTATAGCTCTCCTGACAGCTCCTTTCCTAAGAATGGAAGCCTCTGCTGTTTAGAGCTCTGCTacttgccaggcatggtggtgcaggcctttaatcccagccctagggaggtagaggcagggaaatCTCTAAGatggagtccagcctggtctacagagtgaaatccAGAACtgccacagctacacagagaaaccctgtgtcaaaaaaacaaaatcaaaacagaactcATGCTACTGGACTATtacatgttcaaggccagcctgagctacatagtgtaACCttaccttaaaaaacaaaacagaagaattaCGCTACATCTCCTCCACCACCTGcctgagtttctgttgcttatttccTGGGTCTATGATTTGACCAATTTCCAAAGCCATGATAGTTCTCACCACCACTATAACTATACCAGTGCCAAATTTCCCTTCACTGGAGCCACCATATATTCAACCACTACTGTATCTACCTTAGCTTCCACATCTTGATCCTGTTTACAAATGCATACAGCCACACAGCCTGCTCCATAATGGcctctgctgccaccaccaccaccaccacagcctcATCTTCTACCAAAGTTGCCACCATGACCTAAGTTACTCCAGCACATCTCTAAGTTTCCTTCATAACCCAGAAAGGTCACCAGATCCATCCCACAGCCTCCTTGTCATCCAGTGGCATCATCTTGTTCAAAGGGGACCTCTTCCATGTCAAAATGAGGCCAACAAAGAGTTATTTCTGAATcaactgactcctcttccagcaTTTTTACAACCACTGCTTTCAATCTTGCCATACATATGTTCAAAGCAGTCTCTTAAAGTCCATGCTTCTGAATATTTCTTACTGTCACCAACAAAAAAATCCCCACTGCCGATGTCATAAGGCATACAAAGTCATCTCCAGAAAGGGCCTTTGGTTGCACTTTATGCCCACCAACCAACCTGCTGTGGATGAGCAAACGCTGATAGACCTGGACCAGACAGACTATAAGCATTTTGTTTGGGGCTTTCTCAAGACCTGTACCTTCAAAGCTTGGGTCAATAAAGTCCCACCAATCAAGGCTTGGTTCCTCTGATTCACAACCCTTATTCCCCCTGTGGTGGCAACATCGAGGAACCCAGACTGACTATGGCCATTTGAAGACTGAActcaacctttctttcttttcttttttttaaatatttattttatgtatgggagtacactctagctgtcttcagaccagaagagggcaccagatcccattacagatggctgtgagccaccatgtggttgctgggaactgaactcaggacctctggaagaacagtcagtacttttttttttttttttttttttttggttcattttttcggagctggggaccgaacccagggccttgcgcttcctaggtaagcctctaccactgagctaaatccccagccccaacagtcagtactcttaaccactgagccatctctccagccccgaactCAACCTTTCTAATTCAAGTTGAATATGAGATACAGCAGAAGAACCTGGCTTGCTTCTTTCACAAACAAAATATGGCTCCAAGTCACCAATGGCTACAGAATTCCCATAGCCCCCACTGCCTAACACTAAAGATGGCACTGGATGTCAATAACTCTTTCTAAAAATGACAACAGATGCTTTATCTACAGTTCTTTACTGGGAGCACAAGTCAAGGGCTCTGATCACTGAAATTATGTTGGCAATTACATACCACCTACTAGTAAACCGTAACCCTCAAATCCCAGCATTAGTTAATTAACAGTCAATCCAATAAGGCCAGGCTAGGATTCCTTCTCTGAGGTGCTTGGGACCTGAAGTATTTACTGTTCAATTTTTTTTCCCACGTTTTGGAACTTATGCATTAGTCACAGAGATCAAGCATCCCTAAGCCAAATATCCAAACCCTAAAATGTGTCCAAATATAAAGTACCCTGTGGTTAAAAACCCTTTAAGTAACAAATATAAGGAACTTGGCCAGAATGATAGCTCCCCAATACTGATAATCTGAATTCAATTCCCtgatcccatttttttttttaaacaaccaaaacaaactgCATAAAGTGGTGGGGATTGGTAGCGCCAGCACTCCTAACAAGCTTGGAGACAGCGCCAGGGGAATTCATGGGCAAAGCTAGCCTGAAGTATACAACATTAACAGgaagagaccctgcttcaacaaGATGGGCGAGATCCAACTCCagaaagttgtcccctgacctccacataagCATCCTAGAGCACAAACGCCCTCCCTTACTGTGGGACTGATGTTTTTGTGCCTTTGCCAGAGGTCTGGTGCCAGGCCATCTGTTATTCCAGCTGCTCAGCATGTGTAGCACATCTGGTAAACACTCCTTCTCTCACTTCTGATTGGTTTCAATAAAAAAGCGGACAGCCTTTAACAGTGGGAGAGGGCAGGCAGGACTTCTGGGGAGACTGAACTCTGAGAAAGAGTCAGGCGTGGGAAGTCACCATGGCACCAGTGGGACGCAGATGAAGAAGCAGGTGCCAAGAAGAGACTAAGACAGACAGGTAACAGACCACAGGACGGGACATAGGCCAGGCCAGTATTGTCAGGTTTGAATAGCTGAGAATCTGCCCAGACATAGTACCCAAAGCTTACAATAAATAAAAGTCTCTGTGTCCTTATTTGGGATCTGGGGCGGTCCCGAAGAAAGTTACAGCTACAACATACACTTATCATGGACATGCTACTAATAAaaattttgtgtatgttttttcCTGAGATTGAATTCCGACTCTAACGCTTGGCAGCAAGTTCTTTTACTCACTGAGTAGTCTTCCCAGCCCAcgggttttctttcttcttaagaaGTCAtattgggggggttggggatttagctcagtggtagagcgcttgcctaggaagcgcaaggccctgggttcagtccccagctccgaaaaaaagaaccaaaaaaacaaagaagtcatattgggggttggggatttagctcagtggtagagcgcttgcctagtaagcacaaagccctgggttcagtccccagctccgaaaaaaaagaaaagaaaaaaacagtcatattggggggctggagagatggctcagtggttaagagcactgactggtcttccagaggtcctgagttcaaatcccagcaaccacatggtagctcataaccatctataatgagatctgatacccttttctggtatgtctgaaaacagctacagtgtatataataaataaataaatcttaaaaaaaaaagaactcatatTGGTAATCATTATTAAGGATaaggtttttgattttgtttttgtttttttgtcttttggttttgtttttgagatatggtctcactgtgtaggccagggtggcctgaaactcactgtgatCTTCTGCCTCAgattcccgagtgctgggattccaggcgtGTGTCATCAGGCCTGAATGAGTGTCAGGTATGGTTTAAACTTCAGTTGTAATGAATCATAAATGCTGGCACAATGGATATTGACGCTGCAGAGTCAGCTCACTGTTGAGTTGGCTTTTCCACTAAAGGTGGTGGGTTTGGTGTCCATTCAAGCAGCTTAGGAAGGAGAGACACTCTTGCAATGAATTCAATGAAAACAGGAGAAAAAGTatgtcttcctctgtccctccctccctccctggtttAAGTCTACAGCCCAAGCTGTCTAActcttcctgcccctgcctctcaagtactaaTATTGTGTAGTTACATGCCTGGCtctgctcttttaaaaaaaaaaaattgttatgaAGGTTTTGATTATGAATCTGTATCATGTGCAGTGTCTgtgggaggccagaggagggcgtcaggacccctggaactggaggttatagatggttgtaagtgGCTCTGTGtgtactgggaactgaagctgggtcctttgcaagagcggCAAATACGCTTTCTTAATTGTTGAGTCACCTTTCCGCCTCCACCCCTTCATATTTCCTTTTTACTAAACTTTGCCGACACCTCCATAACTAGATTCTGGAATACTCTGTAGTTGTTCTCAGCatgaaacttttaaaatgatGTCAGTCCAGTTGAGTATTCTCAGGATTCCTTTGCTTCTTAGAAGTAGTTTTCATAAAGATTTTTGGGTTGAACTTCTTAAAGTCAGTTCTTTGTAGTGTTGACTAAGTAGAGTGTGACAGGAAGtttaataaacaaacacacagacacgcacacatacacacacacacacgcacacacacacacacgcgcacacacacgcacacgcacacgcacaaagCAAAAACTAACAGTACTTCAGGAACTACAGAAGCTGGGATGTAGAGCAAGAGAAACGTACACCATCCATCTTCATCTGAATGATGTAAAGCCACACATTCCGGGTACATGCAAGACGCAAAGCTCCCTGTCAGGTGAAGGACCTCGAAGAGCAGCAACCGCGGCTGGAGTGTAGAGAGCTGTCTAAGAAGAGTCCAGAGCTCAATATGCTAACCCAGCCTTAAGGAGCTTCCTGCCCAGTCAAAGAAAACAGACCAACAAAGTTACAACACAAGTGGTGGCACCTAGAATTCAACACGGGTGGTGACTTAACCCAGCTGGGGAGCCTGATGAGGGATACGGCACGGCAGGCAAAGGGACAGCACTAGCACTGAGAGTAAAGATAACTTGGGAGATAAAGTGGAGAGATGAGCAAGGACCTAGTCATAAAGGACCTCATGTACCACACTTAGGAATTTGGACTTCATCTTGAAGATGtgaaagaatctttttttttcttttctttttttcttatttttgtttctctgtgtaatggccctggttgtcctagaacttgatctgtagaccatgctggcctcaaacacacagagttctgtctacctctgcctccaaagaATTTATTCTGATTAATGGATATCTAATATTATATGGCAAAGCCAGACTTAGAAAAAAATACAGCTGCAAGGTGTGGTAGGTATCGTATGCCTGTGCCTGTTACTCTACCACTCAGGAAGCACAGGCAAAtgttcaagttcaaggccagcctgatctatataatGGGTTCCagacagtgagagcctgtctcaaacaaaaaatataatagTGTTCTACTGCAGGCTAGATTCTAGAAATTCAATGGTGAAGAACATGGATGTGATTCGTGTAATCAAAGTTCCTAAGATAAAAGAGTTTTACAATAAACGACCAAATGATTCCAAGAACAGTAGAATGTTGGGGTTGTCTGGTGCTGCTATGAATTCAAATGCTAAATAGtggcccccaagatctggttgccccaaAGATCCTCATGTGTACCAAATGATGTTGTATAAACCTTTCTCCACAATTTAAAGCTATTGGTTAGATAAaagtggctacagccaattactggggaGAATAAAGGTAGCCAGGGTTTAGGTTACTGGGCTGGGGGTCGCAGGTAAGGAccaaaaggagagaagaagagaggaagcaggtgagggagaggggaaaatgaaagagggagaggagaaggagggcagAGAGGCCAGGAGGTTTCCATTAGGTGTGATGGAGCCGGATCATGCAGCCGAGTGAAATGCCCCGGGACAGGCTGATGGGGCAGGAATAACCCAGAGGAGACTCAAACAGCATGTGCTTGGTGAGAATAACAGTCTGGCACATAGAAAACTAGATTCAGGGAAATTTGCCTAGTAACTGTGCTAAAGCTGATAATACAATCCACGGGACCCTGTTTATTACTGGGGACTGGCTGAATCTTATTAATCACTAAGAGCAATTAAGTAGCATTTAAAATACCATTTACAGGTGAACATTCTGTCTAACATGCACAGGCTCCTACACTGGTCTCCAGCATGAGGGGAATATAATGGTAACTTCAAGTTACTGTAACTGCTAATAGGCTGGGATAAtgttggtagaatgtttgcccaTCATTCCCAAACCTGAGACTAGAGAAGCCACAGGCTGAGGGCAAATCTAGACAGCTCTGCAAAAGGAGCAGAGCAGTAAATGACGAGATATTGCCCAGAGAATTTTCTTCTTGCACTAGATGAGAATTAACGGAGAATTAACAAATATACAATGTGTAGGTAGTGGAGGACTTTGGAGCACCCTGTCCTAACTGGAATGTCTTCATCAAACTCCTAccttcaaggctcagggatccatgtggaagaggaggcagagactaAGAGACCCAGAGGTGAAGGATGACCCCCACGGAAACAACAGCATCCACACACAAGAGAGCTGATGCCCGAAAGAACTCGCAGAGACTGTGGCCGTGCACACAAAACCTGCAGAAGTTCACGCCGGACCCACCCCTAACTGAGGAACTATTTGCAAGCTATCCGACAGCACTGTCACAAAGAAAATCAGTCTTCTCCAACATCTCCCCTGTCACTGgatatatcaaccacactcctAAGCAGGCTCCATGGCCAATACAAAGATGAACTCAGTGGTACTTTGTGGactttgtgtttcttcttctggGGATTTGCTTTTGTATTGtttttcagagaaagagaaagaacataaagttaGGTGGCTAAGGCGGTAAGGAGGACCTGGGAGGAATTGGGGATGGGGAGGATCATCAAAATATATGAaagaattaataaacaaatagtactacttaaaaaacaaactgtAAAGGGATCGAGTTCTGTGGTTTCAGGCCACTGAGTCCTTAGTTCTTTGCTATGACAGTCGCAGGAAGTTCCTTTTGTTCTGAGATGTCTGTTAAGCAGCCACATGGATTTTAAACTGCTGCTGGTGGAGTCTGAGCTTCCGAAGGTAATAATTACTGTCTGAAGAATCCCCTAAGCATCGGAAACTGAATTCTCACCTCCAGGTCCTTTCGAATGTTCTCGAACTCCTCAATGTCATCGAGCTTGAGCTCCAGGCGAGTTGGCTTTCGTCGCAGCATAATGAAGTCAGACCCGGTGAGCTGCGGGCTGTTAAAATGGTAGGAGAGGAAAAGCTGATGGTGTCAAGTCTCAGCTACAAACAGACAAATCTGTAAACACGAGCAAAAAATGAACGGGACATTAACTCATTTAGATTCCATGCATAGACTTcacgctctttttttttttaaaagacttatttattttatttatatgagtacactgtagctgtcttcagacacaccagaagagggtgttggactCTATTACAgaaggttatgagccaccatgtagtgctgggaattgaactcatgacctctggaagagcagtcagtgctcttaaccactgagccatctctccagcccttacacaaaattgaaaataaaaattttaaaaacaaaacccagcaagTTGCCATCAGAGAATCTAGGCaattcttccccccaccccttttttttttctttttaacacttTTTGGGATGCTTTATTCAAAACCTGGGGGACAGCACTGAGAGAGCAACACAGAAACTATTCTCTGTCTAGAGTTCTTAGTTCAGAGAGCAAGCTTGGGCCCCCACTCTCAGGTCCCAATACCCTTCTAGCTGTGGGCCCCCAACCATCACCTTAATCTTGTGTTCCAATAACCTCCAAAAGACACACTGGgtaaaagaaacaagccgagggCAGTGACACATGACAACAGAGGGGTCCCCTGAGCCCGGAAGTTGGAGACCAGCCAAAGAAACATAgggagtccctgtctcaaaaataaaaacagacaagaaACAAAAGGAGCAGAAGAGTTAGGGAGGTGGCTGCACAGGACTTCCTGCCCTGGCacttcctgccctggcaggtGGGCCTGACTTCAAATCCCCAATGCCCACAGAAAAAGCCAGCCACAGCTTGGCAGTGGAAcaatgctttaatcccagcacttgggaggcagaggcaggtggatctctgtgagttcaaggccagcctggcctatagagtgagttccaggacacccagagctacacagaaaaaccctgtcaccaaaaagaaaaaaatcaaaaaagaaggCATAGTCTTACGGGGGTCTGAACTATGAAGGAATGtaagatttctgagtttgaggggTTGCTGGCTGGCTGTCTCCAGGAGTAAGGCAAAGTGGTACCAAGCAGGATGCCCAGCCAATACCCTCTTGCCTCAAGGTATacaatcatatatacataccacactcACAGTACACACCC
It encodes the following:
- the Cdc26 gene encoding anaphase-promoting complex subunit CDC26 translates to MLRRKPTRLELKLDDIEEFENIRKDLEARKKQKEDVEGVGTSDGEGAAGLSSDPKSREQMINDRIGYKPQLKTNNRTSQFGNFEF